Proteins from a single region of Abyssalbus ytuae:
- a CDS encoding aspartate aminotransferase family protein: protein MKEDFLKYQAQTTPYPLAIEVSHALGNYIYDTNNNSYLDFVAGVSANTLGHSNPKIVEAVKQQAEKYMHVMVYGEYIQQPAVEFTKLLAKNLPSPLETTYLVNSGTEATEGALKLAKRVTGRTRLIAAKKAYHGNTQGSMSVMGYEERKQHFRPLLPDIRFIEFNNENDLDKITTQTAGVILETIQGGAGFIVPENNYLKKVRERCNETGALLILDEIQPGFGRTGTLFGFMNYNVVPDVIVMGKGMGGGMPVGAFTASKEMIDILRDSPKLGHITTFGGHPVIAAASLATLKELTETNLINLVTEKEILFRTLLKHKLISEIRGKGLMLAIILKSAEIANFLVLEAMKEGLILFWLLFEPKAVRITPPLTISNAEIEKGCSVIMKVLKRWND, encoded by the coding sequence ACCAACAACAATTCATATTTAGATTTCGTGGCAGGCGTTTCGGCAAATACACTTGGGCATAGTAATCCCAAAATAGTAGAGGCAGTTAAACAGCAAGCTGAAAAATATATGCATGTAATGGTGTATGGCGAATATATTCAGCAACCTGCCGTGGAGTTTACCAAACTCTTGGCTAAAAATTTACCCTCACCCCTTGAAACAACCTATCTGGTTAATTCGGGAACAGAAGCCACTGAAGGTGCCTTAAAACTTGCTAAAAGAGTTACAGGGAGAACCCGGCTCATTGCTGCAAAAAAAGCTTATCATGGTAACACCCAAGGTTCAATGAGTGTGATGGGATATGAAGAAAGAAAGCAACATTTCAGGCCCTTACTGCCTGATATCCGGTTTATTGAATTTAACAATGAAAATGACCTTGATAAAATAACAACCCAAACAGCAGGAGTTATTTTAGAAACTATTCAGGGTGGAGCCGGATTTATAGTCCCGGAAAACAATTATTTAAAAAAAGTAAGAGAAAGATGCAATGAAACAGGAGCTTTATTAATTTTAGACGAAATCCAACCGGGATTTGGAAGAACCGGCACGCTTTTTGGTTTTATGAATTACAATGTAGTACCTGATGTTATAGTAATGGGAAAAGGTATGGGAGGCGGAATGCCGGTAGGAGCATTTACGGCCTCAAAAGAAATGATAGACATTCTGCGGGATTCCCCTAAACTAGGTCATATTACTACCTTTGGTGGACATCCGGTAATAGCGGCTGCCAGTTTGGCAACATTAAAAGAATTGACAGAAACCAACCTGATAAACCTGGTAACAGAAAAAGAAATACTGTTCAGAACACTTTTAAAACACAAATTAATTAGTGAAATAAGGGGTAAAGGCCTCATGTTGGCCATCATTTTAAAATCCGCCGAAATAGCTAATTTTTTAGTTTTAGAAGCCATGAAGGAAGGATTAATTCTATTTTGGTTATTATTTGAACCTAAAGCTGTAAGGATCACCCCTCCTTTAACAATTTCGAATGCTGAAATTGAAAAAGGTTGTTCCGTCATTATGAAAGTGTTAAAAAGGTGGAACGACTAA
- a CDS encoding tetratricopeptide repeat protein: MPYNAYEDENNLPLEKFESMLKTNSVYFFDSEDFQEIIHHYLDIGKIALAKKAIKIGLEQHPTSSDLKLLKVEVLVFENMFEQAEKLLDEIQAIESSNEEIYIQKANICSKQDNHVGAIELLTHALALCEDESSDIHSLIGMEYLFLDDYLSAKQSFIKCLEEDHEDYSALYNVIYCFDFLEDFDGAIDFLNGYLDKNPYCEVAWHQIGKQYMNKKMYKEALTSFDFAIYSDDSFIGAYLEKGKVLEKLTRYNEAIENYEITLELDDPTSFAFLRIGMCHEKLGNMELAKKHYYKTVHEDPLLDKGWIAITDFYYNQKNYQKALYYINKAINIDSQNVSYWKRSAEINMKLHFYEEADISYQKTIELGNYELQTWISWADIQIKLGEYQSAIDTLLQAIEFYPEQSELQYRLAGIYYTLSNSLNGSYHLKNALRYEAKGIKEFEKMFPDIFSRKSVKNIIANFKKASI; the protein is encoded by the coding sequence ATGCCATATAATGCTTACGAAGATGAAAACAATCTGCCTTTAGAGAAGTTCGAATCTATGCTAAAAACAAATAGTGTATACTTTTTTGACTCAGAAGATTTTCAGGAAATTATACATCATTATTTAGATATTGGTAAAATAGCATTAGCAAAAAAAGCCATAAAAATAGGTTTGGAGCAACATCCAACATCGTCAGACCTTAAATTGTTAAAAGTAGAAGTTCTGGTTTTTGAAAACATGTTTGAACAAGCCGAAAAATTACTTGACGAAATACAGGCGATAGAATCTTCTAATGAAGAAATTTATATTCAAAAAGCAAATATCTGTTCCAAGCAGGACAATCATGTCGGAGCCATTGAACTCTTAACACATGCTTTAGCCTTGTGCGAAGACGAATCTTCCGATATACATTCACTCATCGGTATGGAGTATCTTTTTTTGGACGATTATCTATCAGCCAAGCAATCATTTATAAAATGTCTGGAAGAAGATCATGAAGATTATTCTGCCCTGTATAATGTAATATATTGCTTTGATTTTCTCGAAGATTTTGACGGGGCTATTGATTTTCTCAATGGCTATTTAGACAAAAACCCGTACTGTGAAGTTGCATGGCATCAAATTGGTAAACAGTACATGAATAAAAAAATGTACAAAGAGGCTTTAACCAGCTTCGATTTTGCCATTTATTCTGACGACAGTTTTATAGGTGCTTACCTGGAAAAAGGAAAAGTTTTGGAAAAACTTACCAGGTATAATGAAGCCATTGAAAATTACGAAATAACATTAGAACTGGATGATCCTACCTCCTTTGCTTTTCTCAGAATTGGCATGTGTCATGAAAAACTGGGAAATATGGAACTTGCTAAAAAGCATTATTACAAAACCGTTCATGAAGATCCGTTGTTAGATAAAGGATGGATAGCTATTACAGACTTTTATTATAACCAGAAAAATTACCAGAAAGCTTTATATTATATCAATAAAGCTATAAATATAGATTCACAAAATGTATCATATTGGAAAAGAAGTGCCGAAATTAATATGAAACTTCATTTTTATGAAGAAGCCGATATATCCTATCAAAAAACAATTGAATTGGGAAATTATGAATTACAGACATGGATTTCCTGGGCAGACATTCAAATAAAATTAGGAGAATACCAAAGTGCTATTGATACATTGCTACAGGCTATTGAATTTTATCCTGAACAATCCGAACTGCAATATCGCCTGGCAGGAATTTACTATACCCTTTCCAATAGTTTAAACGGAAGCTACCATCTTAAAAATGCCCTTAGATACGAAGCCAAAGGCATAAAAGAATTTGAAAAAATGTTTCCGGATATTTTTTCGAGGAAATCAGTTAAAAATATTATTGCAAACTTTAAAAAAGCTTCAATTTAA
- a CDS encoding DUF368 domain-containing protein has protein sequence MQRSLTDYIFITLKGIAMGAADVVPGVSGGTIAFISGIYEELINSVNKINIKALKILKTQGVLPFWKYINGNFLLSLIIGIGISIFSLAKAIKWLLENKPILLWSFFFGLVIASIFMVAKEVTKWRLNTILIFLAGALVAYYISIIPPMQNTESTVFIFFSGALAICAMILPGISGAFILVLLGAYSTILHAIDQKNIKIIALFALGAIFGLLSFARILKWMFSNYKNLTLALLTGFIFGSLNKIWPWKKTLSWYKNSHGVDVPLLQESISPFNFNGNPQLLWAIILALVGFLTIFLLEKIAAKKS, from the coding sequence ATGCAAAGATCATTAACTGACTATATTTTTATTACATTAAAAGGTATAGCCATGGGTGCTGCTGATGTTGTTCCTGGAGTTTCAGGTGGCACCATAGCATTTATCTCCGGTATATATGAAGAGTTAATCAACTCTGTAAATAAAATCAATATTAAAGCCCTGAAAATATTAAAAACACAGGGAGTACTTCCTTTCTGGAAATACATTAATGGAAATTTTTTACTATCTCTCATTATAGGAATAGGCATAAGTATTTTCTCTTTAGCAAAAGCAATAAAATGGTTGCTGGAGAACAAGCCTATATTGTTATGGTCCTTTTTCTTTGGTCTTGTAATTGCCAGTATTTTTATGGTAGCCAAAGAAGTAACCAAATGGAGACTTAATACCATCCTTATATTTTTAGCAGGAGCCCTAGTAGCCTATTATATAAGCATTATCCCTCCTATGCAAAATACGGAGAGTACCGTTTTCATATTTTTCTCCGGGGCTTTGGCCATCTGCGCAATGATTTTACCCGGTATTTCCGGTGCTTTTATTCTTGTTTTATTAGGAGCTTACAGTACTATTTTACATGCTATTGACCAAAAAAATATTAAAATAATAGCCCTTTTTGCCTTGGGTGCAATTTTTGGCTTACTTAGTTTTGCCAGAATATTAAAATGGATGTTTTCCAACTATAAAAACTTAACCCTTGCATTACTTACAGGTTTTATTTTTGGTTCATTAAATAAAATATGGCCATGGAAAAAAACTCTTTCATGGTATAAAAATTCCCATGGGGTTGATGTTCCGTTATTGCAAGAAAGTATCTCTCCTTTTAATTTCAATGGAAACCCACAACTATTATGGGCTATAATACTTGCATTAGTTGGTTTTTTAACTATATTTTTGCTGGAAAAAATTGCTGCAAAGAAATCCTAA
- a CDS encoding DUF368 domain-containing protein: MQETRTLQDKIFLIIKGLAMGAANKVPGVSGGVVAFVAGFYEEFIASLQKVNYKAFKLLFNGRFKSFYRYINGRFLSLLIFGMLISYFSVSKVLDYFIEKKELFVWASFFGMIIGSVYYIAKDFHHWNKRTVPSFIFGIIVGLSISFLSPAKENDNLLFIFLCGIISVSGMTLPGLSGSFILILLGNYVLLLVDSVNALYDTFAEIIRGDFSFIDNPERLKTLKILAVFTAGSATGLVTLSHLLNFVLKHFKNITTAIIIGFITGSLGVVWPWKRTIFKVDETGNFLLDSNGEKIIKNYQRFIPDITNIETWIAVLFIILGIIIVLALDWYGNRTRR; the protein is encoded by the coding sequence ATGCAAGAAACAAGAACATTACAAGATAAAATCTTCTTGATAATAAAAGGTTTGGCTATGGGAGCCGCCAATAAAGTCCCGGGAGTTTCAGGGGGGGTAGTAGCTTTTGTTGCCGGCTTTTATGAAGAATTTATAGCGTCTTTACAAAAAGTAAATTACAAAGCTTTTAAACTCTTGTTCAATGGTAGGTTTAAAAGTTTTTACCGCTATATAAACGGAAGGTTTTTAAGCCTTTTGATATTTGGTATGCTCATCAGTTATTTTAGCGTATCAAAAGTACTGGACTATTTTATTGAAAAAAAGGAGTTATTTGTTTGGGCTTCCTTTTTCGGAATGATTATAGGCTCTGTATATTATATAGCAAAAGATTTTCATCATTGGAATAAAAGAACCGTTCCCTCCTTTATTTTTGGGATAATCGTAGGCTTATCAATAAGCTTTTTAAGTCCTGCCAAAGAAAATGATAATCTCCTTTTCATTTTCCTGTGCGGTATTATAAGTGTATCGGGAATGACATTGCCCGGTTTATCAGGCTCTTTTATTCTTATTTTACTCGGGAACTATGTCCTGTTGCTGGTTGATTCCGTTAATGCACTATACGATACTTTTGCAGAAATCATTAGAGGTGATTTTTCTTTTATTGATAATCCCGAACGATTAAAAACACTTAAAATACTAGCAGTATTTACTGCCGGTTCAGCAACCGGATTAGTTACCTTATCACATTTATTAAACTTTGTATTAAAACATTTTAAAAACATTACCACTGCCATAATTATAGGATTCATTACAGGATCATTAGGAGTGGTATGGCCATGGAAAAGAACCATTTTTAAAGTAGATGAAACCGGAAACTTTTTATTGGATTCCAATGGCGAAAAAATTATTAAAAACTATCAACGTTTTATTCCCGATATTACCAATATTGAAACCTGGATAGCTGTTTTATTTATAATTTTGGGAATTATTATTGTATTAGCTCTTGATTGGTATGGAAACCGGACACGCAGATAA
- a CDS encoding shikimate dehydrogenase family protein gives METGHADNLFGLLGKNISYSFSQGYFTEKFNHLGLKGHKYINFDIDTIEKLPDIIRENPNLKGMNVTIPYKEKVIPYLTALNKKAKRIGAVNTIKITPEGLKGYNTDCYGFKKSLQPFLKAHHKKALILGTGGASKAIAYVLDELGIDYYYVSRKATGNKLSYDDLNKKIMDKFQIIINCTPLGTFPNIQEKPDLPYKYITQNHLLYDLIYNPEETTFLKLGREKGAQICNGLKMLQLQAEKAWNIWNK, from the coding sequence ATGGAAACCGGACACGCAGATAACCTTTTCGGACTTTTAGGGAAAAACATTTCGTATTCTTTTTCCCAGGGATATTTCACTGAAAAATTCAACCATCTTGGATTAAAAGGCCATAAATACATCAACTTTGATATTGATACCATTGAAAAACTTCCGGATATAATAAGAGAAAATCCTAATCTCAAAGGAATGAATGTAACAATTCCTTATAAAGAAAAAGTAATTCCATATCTCACAGCTTTAAACAAAAAAGCTAAACGAATAGGCGCTGTAAATACAATTAAAATTACTCCGGAAGGACTCAAAGGATACAATACAGATTGTTACGGTTTTAAAAAATCCCTTCAACCCTTTCTTAAAGCTCATCATAAAAAAGCCCTTATTTTGGGTACCGGGGGTGCTTCAAAAGCAATCGCTTATGTTTTAGATGAATTGGGTATAGACTACTATTATGTTTCCCGAAAAGCAACAGGTAACAAATTGTCATATGATGATCTGAATAAAAAAATAATGGATAAATTTCAGATAATCATTAACTGCACACCTCTTGGCACCTTTCCTAATATTCAGGAAAAACCTGATCTGCCTTATAAATACATAACACAAAATCATTTGCTTTACGATCTCATTTACAATCCCGAAGAAACTACCTTTCTTAAATTAGGCAGAGAAAAAGGAGCACAAATTTGTAATGGGCTAAAAATGCTCCAACTACAGGCGGAAAAGGCCTGGAACATATGGAATAAATAA
- a CDS encoding DUF349 domain-containing protein produces the protein MSEEKKDNLQEAEGKEKEILEVQKEEDGKTNSEHEHTQNPDSENEDPLNEIDESNAEDAEDEGHKDRHEIPMPDYHAMNMEKLVAELEKLLKNEKVQAVKTHVDNIKHEFDLKYSELVEQKKEDFLNEGGNEIDFKYTSPLKIRFNKIYSEYKDKRNTYYKNLERTLKENLAIRLDIIEELKGLINVEENINDTYRHFKEIQDKWRNAGPIPRMSYNDVWRTYHHHVEIFYDFLDLNKDLRDLDFKHNLEEKEKIVSQAENLANESDINKAFRELQILHKVWKEDIGPVAREYREDIWNRFSEATKAIHQKRQEYFKNIDKVYEKNLEVKEEIISKINEISVKTVNSHGGWQKLIKEVEELREAFFNAGKVPYKVNEATWSSFKEAVRKFNRNKNAFYKNLKKEQHTNLEKKMELVKLAESLKDSEDWEKTTPIMKKIQSDWKNIGHVPRKYSDKIWEDFKSACNHYFDKLHAQKNHANKQEYEALDKKKEFLDNLKSFELSGNTDNDLEVVKNFISEWKSIGRVPFNKRNIESKFNKIIDALFKKLDVDKQEAELIKYENKLEQLANSDNDSLIDNERIFIRRKIEEVKSEIRQLENNLQFINADKNNPIVKEVRKNIDEHKKSLDVWKAKLKEVKNLNN, from the coding sequence ATGTCTGAAGAAAAAAAGGATAACCTGCAGGAAGCAGAAGGAAAAGAGAAAGAAATACTGGAAGTTCAAAAGGAAGAAGACGGGAAAACCAATAGTGAACATGAACATACACAAAACCCTGATTCGGAAAATGAAGACCCTTTGAATGAGATAGATGAGTCCAATGCTGAAGATGCCGAAGATGAAGGTCATAAAGACCGTCATGAAATTCCTATGCCCGATTACCATGCTATGAACATGGAAAAACTGGTTGCCGAACTGGAAAAACTTCTAAAAAATGAAAAAGTACAGGCCGTTAAAACTCATGTTGACAATATTAAACATGAATTTGACCTGAAATACAGTGAACTTGTTGAACAAAAAAAAGAAGATTTTTTAAATGAAGGTGGCAATGAAATAGATTTTAAATATACATCTCCCCTTAAAATAAGGTTTAACAAAATCTATTCGGAATATAAAGATAAACGCAACACCTATTATAAAAACCTCGAACGGACTTTAAAAGAAAACCTTGCTATACGCCTCGATATAATTGAAGAATTGAAAGGCCTGATTAATGTTGAAGAAAATATTAATGATACCTACAGGCATTTTAAAGAAATTCAGGATAAGTGGCGAAATGCCGGGCCTATACCCAGAATGAGTTATAATGATGTATGGAGAACTTATCATCATCATGTGGAAATATTTTATGATTTTCTTGATTTAAATAAAGACCTGAGGGATCTGGATTTTAAACACAACCTCGAAGAAAAAGAAAAAATTGTTAGCCAGGCAGAAAACCTTGCTAACGAATCCGATATAAATAAAGCTTTTCGTGAACTTCAGATTTTGCATAAAGTCTGGAAAGAAGATATTGGTCCTGTGGCAAGAGAATATCGTGAAGATATTTGGAACAGGTTTAGCGAAGCTACCAAAGCCATACATCAAAAACGTCAGGAATATTTCAAAAATATAGATAAAGTATACGAAAAAAACCTTGAAGTTAAAGAAGAAATAATTTCCAAAATAAACGAAATATCAGTAAAAACGGTAAACTCCCATGGAGGCTGGCAAAAACTCATTAAAGAAGTGGAAGAGTTAAGAGAGGCTTTTTTTAATGCAGGTAAAGTTCCTTATAAAGTGAATGAAGCCACATGGTCGTCATTTAAAGAAGCAGTAAGAAAGTTTAACAGAAATAAAAATGCTTTCTATAAAAACCTAAAAAAAGAACAGCATACTAATCTTGAAAAGAAAATGGAACTGGTAAAACTGGCCGAATCTTTAAAAGATAGTGAAGACTGGGAAAAAACCACGCCAATCATGAAAAAAATACAAAGTGATTGGAAAAATATAGGTCATGTACCTCGAAAATATTCTGATAAAATCTGGGAAGATTTTAAAAGTGCCTGTAACCATTACTTTGACAAACTGCATGCACAAAAAAATCATGCAAACAAACAAGAATACGAAGCACTTGACAAAAAGAAGGAGTTTTTAGACAACCTGAAATCTTTTGAACTATCCGGTAATACAGATAATGACTTAGAAGTTGTAAAAAACTTTATTTCCGAGTGGAAATCAATAGGCAGGGTTCCTTTTAACAAAAGGAATATCGAATCTAAGTTTAACAAAATAATTGATGCTTTATTTAAAAAACTGGATGTTGATAAACAAGAAGCCGAATTGATTAAATACGAAAACAAACTGGAACAATTAGCCAATTCTGACAATGATTCTTTGATAGACAATGAAAGAATTTTTATCAGAAGAAAAATTGAAGAAGTAAAATCGGAAATCAGGCAGCTCGAAAATAATTTACAGTTTATAAATGCTGATAAAAACAATCCTATTGTTAAAGAAGTAAGGAAAAATATTGATGAGCATAAAAAATCCCTTGACGTTTGGAAAGCAAAACTTAAAGAGGTTAAAAATTTGAATAATTAA